One part of the Rhodococcus oxybenzonivorans genome encodes these proteins:
- a CDS encoding DUF4191 domain-containing protein, which translates to MANGSKSGKAGKPGKEAKAAAKAARRQASKERRTQLWQAFQMQRKDDKLLLPLMLGTLVGLAVVFFLVGLIWGIQWLLLPIGLLLGVLGAFIIFGRRVQKTVYGKAEGQAGAAAWALDNMQGAWRVTSAVAGTTQLDAVHRVIGRPGVILVAEGSPQRVKSLLAQEKKKTARLVGDTPIYDIVIGNDEGQVPLSQLQKYLNKLPKNIDTKRMDAIESRLAALSSRSGGAALPKGPMPGGAKMRGVQRTIRRR; encoded by the coding sequence ATGGCGAACGGCAGTAAATCTGGTAAAGCGGGCAAACCCGGCAAGGAAGCGAAAGCAGCCGCCAAGGCAGCTCGCAGGCAGGCATCGAAGGAGCGTAGAACCCAGCTCTGGCAGGCCTTCCAGATGCAGCGCAAGGACGACAAGCTGCTGCTGCCGCTCATGCTCGGGACCCTGGTCGGACTCGCGGTGGTGTTCTTCCTCGTCGGTCTGATCTGGGGCATCCAGTGGCTTCTGCTGCCCATCGGTCTCCTGCTCGGCGTCCTCGGAGCGTTCATCATCTTCGGGCGGCGTGTGCAAAAGACGGTGTATGGAAAAGCCGAAGGGCAGGCGGGCGCCGCGGCGTGGGCGCTCGACAACATGCAGGGCGCCTGGCGAGTGACCAGCGCAGTCGCAGGTACCACTCAGCTCGATGCCGTGCACCGCGTGATCGGACGTCCCGGCGTCATCCTCGTCGCCGAGGGATCACCGCAGCGGGTCAAATCGCTACTCGCGCAGGAGAAGAAGAAGACCGCTCGACTCGTCGGTGACACGCCGATCTACGACATCGTCATCGGCAACGACGAGGGGCAGGTACCGCTCTCGCAGCTGCAGAAGTACCTCAACAAGCTTCCGAAGAACATCGACACCAAGCGCATGGACGCTATCGAGTCGCGTCTCGCGGCGTTGAGCAGCCGGAGCGGCGGTGCCGCACTACCCAAGGGCCCCATGCCGGGCGGCGCCAAGATGCGCGGGGTGCAGCGCACCATCCGTCGTCGCTGA